A part of Bufo bufo chromosome 7, aBufBuf1.1, whole genome shotgun sequence genomic DNA contains:
- the MREG gene encoding melanoregulin, which translates to MGMKDWLCAFCCLRLGCIDYPKHEKQPLVNNNNHIQNYSVTNDDERNLWSSPHDLSHTEAVDDRVLHSWIQTRRQLEKDSEEWQKLNYEIYTLRQARREVRSRWRRILEDLGFQKEAESLLSVTKQSTISCPKNMKKAMELLLRLADDTTIFPAGWDLPERYLYIMDRLICLDAVEDFFNIAHRRYPKTHEEKGSKMIK; encoded by the exons ATGGGTATGAAGGACTGGTTGTGTGCCTTTTGTTGCCTTAGACTCGGATGTATTGATTACCCTAAACATGAGAAGCAGCCACTAGTAAA CAATAACAACCATATCCAGAATTACTCTGTAACCAATGATGATGAGAGAAACCTGTGGAGCTCGCCTCATGACCTGTCTCACACAGAAGCAGTTGATGATAGGGTGCTGCATTCCTGGATTCAGACGAGACGCCAACTAGAAAAAGACTCAGAG GAATGGCAAAAACTCAACTATGAAATTTACACCCTAAGGCAAGCAAGAAGAGAAGTGAGATCCAGGTGGAGAAGGATACTGGAGGACTTGG GTTTCCAAAAAGAAGCTGAATCTCTCTTGTCTGTTACGAAGCAAAGTACCATCAGTTGCCCTAAAAATATGAAGAAGGCAATGGAGCTCCTTCTGCGACTTGCAGATGATACAACAATCTTCCCAGCAGGGTGGGATCTGCCCGAAAGATACCTCTATATAATG GACCGACTGATATGTCTTGATGCAGTGGAGGACTTCTTTAACATCGCTCACAGGAGGTATCCTAAAACGCATGAGGAAAAAGGATCTAAGATGATAAAGTGA